In one window of Corallococcus macrosporus DNA:
- a CDS encoding KamA family radical SAM protein yields MSTTSTRGKPDAGPAQQPFTYPLRKEFVEPDWRRIPGYKDVTAAEWESSVWQRKHTVKNLRELKATLGELLPDDLAASMELDQKERATMSILVPPQMLNTMNLEDLWSDPVRRYMLPALADRRTDWPNHPRASRDSLHEADMWVVEGLTHRYPTKVLAEMLPTCPQYCGHCTRMDLVGNDVPQVSKHKFATGQKERYEQMLDYLRRTPTVRDVVVSGGDIANLPIQALEPFVSALMDIPNIRDIRLASKGLMALPQHFLQDNVLAGLDRLAKKAVERGVDLALHTHVNHAQQLTPLVGKAVRKLLDMGFRDVRNQGVLLRGVNDSPKALLDLCFTLLDHAKILPYYFYMCDMIPNSEHWRLSVAQAQKLQHDIMGYMPGFATPRIVCDVPFVGKRWIHQVAEYDRERGISYWTKNYRTSVEANDAGALERKYEYFDPIDTLPESGQAWWRDQPKAA; encoded by the coding sequence ATGAGCACGACGTCCACTCGAGGCAAGCCCGACGCTGGCCCCGCGCAGCAGCCGTTCACCTATCCGCTTCGCAAGGAGTTCGTGGAGCCCGACTGGCGCCGCATCCCGGGCTACAAGGACGTCACCGCGGCCGAGTGGGAGAGTTCGGTGTGGCAGCGCAAGCACACCGTGAAGAACCTGCGCGAGCTGAAGGCGACGCTCGGAGAGCTGCTGCCGGACGACCTGGCCGCGAGCATGGAGCTGGACCAGAAGGAACGGGCGACGATGTCCATCCTCGTCCCGCCCCAGATGCTCAACACCATGAACCTGGAGGACCTGTGGAGCGACCCGGTCCGCAGGTACATGCTGCCGGCGCTCGCCGACCGCCGCACGGACTGGCCCAACCACCCGCGCGCCAGCCGTGACAGCCTCCACGAGGCGGACATGTGGGTCGTCGAGGGCCTGACACACCGCTATCCGACGAAGGTGCTGGCGGAGATGCTGCCCACGTGCCCGCAGTACTGCGGCCACTGCACGCGCATGGACCTGGTGGGCAACGACGTCCCGCAGGTGTCCAAGCACAAGTTCGCGACGGGGCAGAAGGAGCGCTACGAGCAGATGCTGGACTACCTGCGCCGCACGCCCACCGTGCGCGACGTGGTGGTGTCCGGCGGCGACATCGCGAACCTGCCCATCCAGGCGCTGGAGCCGTTCGTCAGCGCGCTGATGGACATCCCGAACATCCGGGACATCCGCCTGGCGTCCAAGGGGCTCATGGCGCTGCCGCAGCACTTCCTCCAGGACAACGTGCTGGCGGGGCTGGACCGGCTGGCGAAGAAGGCCGTGGAGCGCGGCGTGGACCTGGCGCTGCACACGCACGTGAACCACGCGCAGCAGCTCACGCCGCTCGTGGGCAAGGCGGTGCGCAAGCTGCTGGACATGGGCTTCCGTGACGTGCGCAACCAGGGCGTGCTCTTGCGCGGCGTGAACGACAGCCCCAAGGCGCTCCTGGACCTGTGCTTCACGCTGCTCGACCACGCGAAGATCCTGCCGTACTACTTCTACATGTGCGACATGATCCCCAACAGCGAGCACTGGCGGCTGTCGGTGGCGCAGGCGCAGAAGCTCCAGCACGACATCATGGGCTACATGCCGGGCTTCGCCACGCCGCGCATCGTCTGTGACGTGCCGTTCGTGGGGAAGCGGTGGATTCACCAGGTGGCGGAGTACGACCGCGAGCGCGGCATCTCCTACTGGACCAAGAACTACCGCACGAGCGTGGAAGCCAACGACGCCGGCGCACTTGAGCGGAAGTACGAGTACTTCGACCCCATCGACACGCTGCCGGAGTCCGGCCAGGCGTGGTGGCGGGATCAGCCCAAGGCGGCGTGA
- a CDS encoding KamA family radical SAM protein, giving the protein MDSSAGATAPMTAPRPSLSAEGRARLFPSATDAEWTDWRWQQRHSVRNLEQLERYVRLTPEERAGVQETSSLFRIGISPYYLSLIDPEHASCPVRMQSIPVRAEARVRPGELEDPLGEDKTRPEECIVHKYPDRVLFLALDTCSVYCRHCTRRRITKGGEAELTKDQMRRGIDYVRSHPEVRDVLISGGDPFLLSEERLESLLAPLSEIPHVEMIRIGTRVPVVLPMRVTDSLARLLRRYAPVYVITHFNHPKEVTPEAREACERLVDHGVPVENQAVLMRQLNSDARIIKELSHALLRSRVRPYYLHQMDVAEGCEHLRTPIAKGLEILQQLRGHTSGLAVPHLAVDLPGGGGKVTLQPDYVIERGERETLFRNYKGQIYAYPEPEETDCSCPYDEVWQARSRELVSRSR; this is encoded by the coding sequence ATGGACTCCTCCGCGGGCGCGACGGCGCCCATGACGGCCCCCCGTCCCTCGCTCAGTGCCGAGGGGCGGGCCCGGTTGTTCCCGTCCGCCACCGACGCGGAGTGGACGGACTGGCGCTGGCAGCAGCGTCACTCGGTGCGCAACCTGGAGCAGCTGGAGCGCTACGTGCGCCTGACCCCGGAGGAGCGCGCCGGGGTGCAGGAGACGTCCTCGCTGTTCCGGATTGGCATCAGCCCGTACTACCTGTCGCTCATCGATCCGGAGCACGCGTCGTGCCCCGTGCGCATGCAGTCCATTCCGGTGCGCGCGGAGGCCCGGGTGCGGCCCGGGGAGCTGGAGGATCCGCTCGGCGAGGACAAGACGCGCCCGGAGGAGTGCATCGTCCACAAGTATCCGGACCGGGTGCTGTTCCTGGCCCTGGATACGTGCTCGGTCTACTGCCGCCACTGCACGCGGCGGCGCATCACCAAGGGCGGCGAGGCGGAGCTCACCAAGGACCAGATGCGCCGGGGCATCGACTACGTGCGCAGCCACCCGGAGGTGCGCGACGTGCTCATCTCCGGCGGGGATCCGTTCCTGCTGAGCGAGGAGCGGCTGGAGTCGCTGCTCGCGCCGCTGAGCGAGATTCCCCACGTGGAGATGATCCGCATCGGGACGCGGGTGCCAGTGGTGCTGCCCATGCGCGTCACCGACTCGCTGGCGCGGCTGCTGCGCCGCTACGCGCCCGTCTACGTCATCACCCACTTCAACCACCCGAAGGAAGTGACGCCCGAGGCCCGGGAGGCGTGCGAGCGGCTGGTGGACCATGGCGTGCCGGTGGAGAACCAGGCGGTGCTGATGCGGCAGCTCAACTCGGATGCGCGCATCATCAAGGAACTGTCGCACGCGCTCCTGCGCAGCCGCGTGCGGCCGTACTACCTGCACCAGATGGACGTGGCGGAAGGCTGCGAGCACCTGCGCACGCCCATCGCCAAGGGGCTGGAGATCCTCCAGCAGCTTCGCGGCCACACCAGCGGGCTCGCGGTGCCGCACCTCGCGGTGGACCTGCCGGGTGGGGGAGGGAAGGTCACCCTCCAGCCGGACTACGTCATCGAGCGGGGCGAGCGGGAGACCCTGTTCCGCAACTA